Proteins encoded in a region of the Burkholderia ubonensis subsp. mesacidophila genome:
- a CDS encoding adenosine deaminase: MTPTFKEKIARAPKAELHIHIEGSLEPELIFALAKRNNVKLAYDSIDALRAAYAFTDLQSFLDIYYAGASVLLTEQDFYDMTAAYCERALADNVVHTELFFDPQTHTERGVPIATVVAGIERALADAEQRGLSSRLILCFLRHLSEEDALATFDAALPLFEQYKHRLIGVGLDSSERGNPPSKFARVFEKARALGLKLVAHAGEEGPPAYVYEALDLLKVDRIDHGVRSIEDAALVDRLAQSRMALTVCPLSNLKLCVFDDMAKHTLKALLDQGVAVTINSDDPAYFGGYVNDNYFATVEGLRLTDAEVHTVIRNGFEASFVDAAQRDALTARLDAYWHAA, encoded by the coding sequence ATGACCCCGACATTCAAAGAGAAAATCGCCCGTGCGCCGAAAGCGGAGCTGCACATCCATATCGAAGGCTCGCTCGAGCCGGAGCTGATCTTCGCGCTCGCGAAGCGCAACAACGTGAAGCTCGCGTACGACTCGATCGACGCGCTGCGCGCCGCGTACGCGTTCACCGACCTGCAGTCGTTCCTCGACATCTACTACGCGGGCGCGAGCGTGCTGCTCACCGAGCAGGATTTCTACGACATGACGGCCGCGTACTGCGAACGCGCGCTCGCGGACAACGTCGTCCACACCGAGCTGTTCTTCGACCCGCAGACGCACACCGAGCGCGGCGTGCCGATCGCGACGGTCGTCGCGGGGATCGAGCGCGCGCTCGCCGACGCGGAGCAGCGCGGCCTGTCGAGCCGGCTGATCCTGTGCTTCCTGCGCCATCTGTCCGAAGAGGATGCGCTCGCGACGTTCGACGCCGCGCTGCCGCTCTTCGAGCAGTACAAGCATCGCCTGATCGGCGTCGGCCTCGACTCGTCCGAGCGCGGCAACCCGCCGTCGAAGTTCGCGCGGGTGTTCGAGAAGGCGCGTGCGCTCGGCCTGAAGCTCGTCGCGCACGCGGGCGAGGAAGGCCCGCCCGCCTACGTGTATGAAGCGCTCGACCTGCTGAAGGTCGACCGGATCGACCACGGCGTGCGCAGCATCGAGGATGCGGCGCTCGTCGACCGCCTCGCGCAATCGCGCATGGCGCTGACCGTCTGCCCGCTGTCGAACCTGAAGCTGTGCGTGTTCGACGACATGGCGAAGCACACGCTGAAGGCGCTGCTCGACCAGGGTGTCGCGGTGACGATCAATTCCGACGATCCGGCCTACTTCGGCGGCTACGTCAACGACAACTATTTCGCGACCGTCGAAGGGCTGCGCCTGACGGACGCGGAAGTCCACACCGTGATCCGCAACGGCTTCGAGGCGTCGTTCGTCGACGCCGCGCAACGCGACGCGCTGACCGCGCGCCTCGACGCGTACTGGCACGCCGCCTGA
- the xdhC gene encoding xanthine dehydrogenase accessory protein XdhC codes for MEPWLGDLQHMLAHGEAAVLVTVAHTDGSAPREAGTKMLVTRDTARHTIGGGHLEWKAIEIARHLLKDGAHVPHARKLERLALGPSLGQCCGGAVVLAFERLDVGDLGWIMSLAKRVAAGAATVRSVSFGPSPGAPLLSEPEPAAARADCLLWETGGVSLMTETIAPHAFPVVLFGAGHVSTALVKVLATLPCSVRWVDRRDAAFPPSDTLAGIANLTIDASDTPDDAVDAAPPQSYFVVMTHDHARDFVLAERILRRGDYAYFGMIGSHPKRVQFDHRLAAIGIDPAQIARMRCPIGVEGIVDKAPEVIAISVAAQLLQAVEANAHAPAQASPTF; via the coding sequence ATGGAACCTTGGCTCGGCGATCTCCAGCACATGCTCGCGCACGGCGAAGCGGCCGTGCTCGTCACCGTCGCGCACACCGACGGCTCCGCGCCGCGCGAAGCCGGCACCAAGATGCTCGTGACGCGCGACACCGCGCGCCACACGATCGGCGGCGGCCATCTGGAATGGAAGGCGATCGAAATCGCGCGGCACCTGCTGAAGGACGGCGCGCACGTGCCGCACGCGCGCAAGCTCGAGCGGCTCGCGCTCGGCCCGAGCCTCGGCCAGTGCTGCGGCGGCGCGGTGGTGCTCGCGTTCGAGCGGCTCGACGTCGGCGATCTCGGCTGGATCATGTCGCTCGCGAAACGCGTCGCGGCCGGCGCCGCGACCGTGCGTAGCGTATCATTCGGCCCCTCGCCGGGCGCGCCGCTCCTGAGCGAGCCGGAGCCGGCCGCCGCGCGCGCCGACTGCCTGCTGTGGGAAACCGGCGGCGTCTCGCTGATGACCGAGACGATTGCGCCGCATGCGTTCCCGGTCGTGCTGTTCGGCGCCGGGCACGTGAGCACCGCGCTCGTGAAGGTGCTCGCGACGCTGCCGTGCAGCGTGCGCTGGGTCGACCGGCGCGACGCGGCGTTCCCGCCGTCCGACACGCTCGCCGGGATCGCCAACCTGACGATCGACGCGAGCGACACGCCGGACGACGCCGTCGACGCCGCGCCGCCGCAGAGCTACTTCGTCGTGATGACGCACGATCATGCGCGCGACTTCGTGCTGGCCGAGCGCATCCTGCGGCGCGGCGACTACGCGTACTTCGGGATGATCGGCTCGCACCCGAAGCGCGTGCAGTTCGATCACCGGCTCGCGGCGATCGGCATCGATCCGGCGCAGATCGCGCGGATGCGTTGCCCGATCGGCGTCGAAGGCATCGTCGACAAGGCGCCCGAAGTGATCGCGATCTCGGTGGCCGCGCAGTTGCTGCAGGCCGTCGAAGCAAATGCGCATGCGCCCGCGCAGGCTTCCCCTACTTTCTGA